A genome region from Arthrobacter agilis includes the following:
- a CDS encoding biotin transporter BioY, whose translation MQPAGKTDAGPARSSRPSSRKRWDTTDLSLVAVFAALIAALAILPGIPVGPLGVPITLQTLGVMLAGVVLGPARGTAAVLLYLVAGLIGLPVFSGFSGGFGVLAGPSAGYLVAFPLAALVAGLLAVAVLRRTQRFRTALLFLACLAASLLTVHPLGIAGLVVNAGLPLRDAILVDAAYLPGDVLKNLLAAVLAVSVHRAFPRLLAGRRGTA comes from the coding sequence ATGCAGCCAGCCGGGAAAACCGATGCTGGACCGGCCCGCAGCAGCCGGCCGTCGTCCCGCAAGCGGTGGGACACCACCGATCTCTCGCTGGTCGCGGTCTTCGCCGCCCTCATCGCCGCCCTTGCAATCCTACCCGGAATACCGGTGGGCCCGCTCGGGGTGCCCATTACCCTGCAGACGCTCGGCGTGATGCTGGCAGGGGTGGTGCTCGGACCGGCACGCGGAACGGCGGCCGTCCTGCTCTATCTCGTCGCCGGGCTGATCGGCCTCCCGGTGTTCAGCGGGTTCAGCGGAGGCTTCGGCGTGCTCGCCGGGCCGTCCGCCGGGTACCTCGTGGCATTCCCGCTCGCGGCCCTCGTCGCGGGCCTGCTGGCCGTCGCCGTCCTCCGGAGGACGCAGCGCTTCCGGACCGCACTGCTGTTCCTCGCGTGCCTCGCCGCGAGCCTCCTGACCGTCCACCCCCTCGGCATCGCGGGACTGGTGGTCAACGCGGGCCTGCCCCTGCGCGATGCGATCCTCGTGGACGCCGCCTATCTGCCCGGGGACGTGCTGAAGAATCTGCTCGCCGCGGTGCTCGCCGTGTCCGTCCACCGTGCCTTCCCGCGCCTGCTCGCCGGGCGGCGCGGGACCGCGTGA